From one Bacteroides intestinalis DSM 17393 genomic stretch:
- a CDS encoding outer membrane protein assembly factor BamD: MKKNILITLLAAILLSSCGEYNKLLKSTDYEYKYEAAKNYFAKGQYNRAATLLNELIAILKGTDKAEESLYMLGMSYYNQKDYQTAAQSFVQYYNVYPRGTFAELARFHAGKALYLDTPEPRLDQSGTYSAIQQLQMFMEYFPQSSKKDEAQDMIFKLQDKLVMKEYLSARMYYNLGNYLGNNYQSCVITAQNALKDYPYTNLREDLSILILRAKYEMAIYSVEDKRAERYRETVDEYYAFKNEFPESKYMKEAEKIFKDSEKMLNEDKQTDIG, encoded by the coding sequence ATGAAGAAGAATATCTTAATAACTTTGCTTGCAGCAATATTGCTCTCCTCGTGTGGAGAGTACAATAAACTGTTAAAAAGCACCGATTATGAATATAAGTATGAGGCGGCAAAGAACTACTTCGCAAAAGGGCAGTACAACCGTGCAGCAACGTTGCTTAATGAGTTAATTGCTATCCTCAAGGGTACAGACAAAGCAGAGGAATCCCTCTACATGCTGGGTATGAGCTATTATAACCAGAAAGACTACCAAACGGCAGCTCAGAGTTTTGTCCAATATTATAATGTATATCCCCGTGGTACGTTTGCAGAATTGGCACGTTTTCATGCAGGTAAGGCATTGTATCTGGATACCCCGGAACCTCGTCTCGACCAGTCTGGTACTTACAGTGCTATTCAGCAGTTGCAGATGTTCATGGAATACTTCCCACAGAGTTCAAAGAAAGATGAAGCTCAGGATATGATATTTAAATTGCAGGATAAGTTGGTAATGAAAGAGTATCTCTCAGCTAGAATGTATTACAATTTGGGTAACTATTTGGGAAATAACTATCAGTCTTGTGTGATTACTGCGCAAAATGCTTTGAAGGATTATCCTTATACGAATCTTCGCGAAGATCTGTCTATTCTTATTCTGCGTGCCAAATATGAAATGGCCATTTATAGTGTGGAAGATAAGAGAGCAGAGCGCTATCGTGAAACGGTGGATGAATATTATGCTTTCAAGAATGAGTTTCCTGAAAGTAAATATATGAAGGAAGCCGAGAAGATATTTAAGGATTCCGAGAAGATGTTGAATGAGGATAAGCAAACAGATATAGGATAA
- a CDS encoding amino acid-binding protein, which produces MVAKQLSIFLENKSGRLTEVTEVLAKEGVNLSALCIAENADFGILRGIVSEPDKAYKALKDNHFAVNVTDVVGISCPNIPGSLSKVLRFLSDEGVFIEYMYSFANGNTANVIIRPNDMENCIRVLTEKKVDLLAASDLYKL; this is translated from the coding sequence ATGGTAGCAAAACAACTTTCTATTTTCCTTGAAAACAAGTCTGGCCGTCTGACCGAAGTGACTGAAGTGCTTGCGAAAGAAGGTGTCAATCTTTCCGCTCTCTGTATTGCCGAGAATGCTGATTTTGGTATTCTTCGTGGCATTGTATCTGAACCGGATAAGGCATATAAAGCATTGAAAGATAATCATTTTGCAGTGAATGTGACGGATGTGGTAGGCATTAGTTGTCCCAATATTCCGGGATCATTGTCAAAAGTCCTGCGCTTCTTGTCCGATGAAGGTGTTTTCATCGAATACATGTATTCGTTTGCTAATGGTAACACTGCTAATGTTATTATCCGTCCCAATGACATGGAGAACTGCATCCGTGTGCTGACTGAAAAGAAAGTGGACTTGCTTGCAGCAAGTGATTTGTATAAATTATAA
- a CDS encoding phenylacetate--CoA ligase family protein, translating to MIWNESIECMDRESLRKIQSIRLKKIVEHVYHNTPFYRKKMQELGITPDDINSIDDIVKLPFTTKYDLRDNYPFGLCAVPMSQIVRIHASSGTTGKPTVVGYTRKDLSSWTECLSRAFTAYGADSSDFFHVAYGYGLFTGGLGAHAGAENIGASVIPMSSGNTEKQITLMHDFGSTVLCCTPSYALYLADAIKDSGLPREEFRLKIGAFGAEPWTENMRNEIEEKLGIKAYDIYGLSEIAGPGVGYECECQHGTHLNEDHYFPEIINPSTLEPVAPGETGELVFTHLTKEGMPLLRYRTKDLTALHYDKCTCGRTLVRMDRILGRSDDMLIIRGVNVFPTQIESVILEMPEFEPHYLLIVDRKNNTDTMELQVEVRPEYYSDEINKMLALKKKLAARLQSVLGLGVDVRLVEPRSIERSVGKAKRVIDNRKL from the coding sequence ATGATTTGGAATGAAAGCATCGAATGTATGGATCGTGAAAGCCTTCGCAAAATCCAGAGCATTCGCCTCAAAAAGATTGTGGAGCATGTTTATCACAACACTCCTTTCTACCGTAAAAAAATGCAGGAACTGGGAATTACTCCGGACGATATTAACAGTATAGACGACATCGTAAAACTTCCTTTTACTACAAAATACGACTTGCGCGATAATTATCCTTTCGGACTTTGTGCTGTACCTATGAGCCAGATCGTACGTATCCATGCCTCGTCCGGTACCACAGGAAAACCTACTGTAGTGGGATACACCCGTAAGGACCTGTCTTCCTGGACAGAATGCCTTTCACGTGCATTTACAGCTTATGGTGCAGATAGTTCCGACTTTTTTCATGTGGCTTACGGATATGGCTTGTTTACCGGTGGTCTGGGTGCACATGCAGGTGCGGAGAACATAGGTGCTTCTGTTATTCCGATGTCAAGTGGTAACACAGAGAAGCAGATTACTTTAATGCATGATTTCGGTTCTACAGTACTTTGCTGTACTCCTTCTTATGCTCTTTATCTAGCGGATGCCATTAAAGACTCCGGTCTTCCACGCGAAGAGTTCAGGTTGAAGATTGGTGCTTTCGGTGCAGAACCCTGGACAGAGAACATGCGTAATGAAATTGAAGAAAAATTAGGTATAAAAGCCTATGACATATATGGACTGAGTGAAATAGCAGGTCCTGGTGTGGGCTATGAGTGTGAATGCCAGCATGGCACTCACCTTAATGAAGATCATTATTTTCCTGAAATCATCAATCCGAGTACATTGGAACCTGTGGCTCCGGGTGAAACGGGTGAACTGGTTTTTACGCATCTGACTAAAGAAGGGATGCCTTTGTTGCGTTATCGTACCAAGGACCTAACCGCCCTGCATTATGACAAATGTACTTGTGGACGTACGCTTGTTCGTATGGATCGCATCCTTGGTCGTAGTGATGATATGCTTATCATTCGTGGAGTCAATGTATTCCCGACTCAGATAGAATCCGTTATCCTTGAAATGCCGGAATTTGAGCCGCATTACCTTCTGATTGTAGACCGTAAGAACAATACTGATACTATGGAGTTGCAGGTTGAAGTACGCCCGGAATACTATTCGGATGAAATTAACAAGATGCTGGCGTTAAAGAAGAAATTAGCAGCTCGCCTGCAAAGCGTGCTTGGGCTGGGAGTAGATGTACGCCTAGTAGAACCTCGCAGCATTGAACGCAGTGTTGGTAAAGCTAAACGGGTGATTGATAATCGGAAACTTTAA
- the uvrB gene encoding excinuclease ABC subunit UvrB, producing MNKFELTSAYKPTGDQPEAIAELTEGVLQGVPAQTLLGVTGSGKTFTIANVIANINKPTLILSHNKTLAAQLYSEFKAFFPNNAVEYYVSYYDYYQPEAYLPSSDTYIEKDLAINDEIDKLRLAATSSLLSGRKDVVVVSSVSCIYGMGNPSDFYENVIEVQQGKAFSRNVFLRRLVDSLYVRNDIDLNRGNFRVKGDTVDIYLAYADNLLRIIFWGDEIDSIEEVDPISGVTIARFDTYKIYPANLFMTSKEATLRAIHEIEDDLHKQVQWFESEGRPFEAKRLQERVTYDMEMIRELGHCSGIENYSRYFDGRSAGSRPYCLLDFFPEDFLIVIDESHVSVPQIRAMYGGDRARKINLVEYGFRLPAAMDNRPLKFEEFEEMAKQVIYVSATPADYELIQSEGVVVEQVIRPTGLLDPIIEVRPSHNQIDDLMEEIQIRIEKNERTLVTTLTKRMAEELTEFLLNNNVKCNYIHSDVDTLERVKIMSDLREGLYDVLIGVNLLREGLDLPEVSLVAILDADKEGFLRSHRSLTQTAGRAARNVNGMVIMYADRITESMQLTIDETNRRREKQLKYNEEYGITPQQIKKAKNLNVFAPNTALENGFTEKGTTTPRPYVEQESSASIAADPIVQYMSRPQLEKSIERTRKLMQEAAKKLDFIEAAQYRDELLKMEDLLKEKT from the coding sequence ATGAATAAATTTGAATTAACATCCGCCTATAAGCCAACCGGAGATCAGCCGGAAGCTATTGCAGAGCTCACTGAGGGCGTACTTCAGGGGGTTCCTGCACAAACATTACTTGGTGTCACCGGTTCGGGAAAGACGTTCACCATAGCCAACGTGATTGCCAATATCAATAAACCAACGTTAATATTGAGCCATAACAAAACATTGGCAGCGCAACTTTACAGTGAGTTTAAAGCTTTCTTCCCCAATAATGCTGTAGAGTATTACGTTTCTTATTATGATTATTACCAACCCGAAGCTTATTTGCCGTCTTCGGATACCTATATAGAAAAAGACCTTGCCATCAATGATGAGATAGACAAACTGCGGCTTGCAGCCACCTCTTCCCTACTTTCAGGTCGGAAAGATGTAGTGGTAGTGTCTTCTGTATCTTGTATATACGGTATGGGAAATCCGTCGGATTTCTATGAGAATGTGATAGAAGTACAACAAGGAAAGGCATTCAGCCGGAATGTTTTCCTGCGTCGTCTGGTAGACAGCCTCTATGTACGCAATGATATTGATCTGAACCGCGGAAACTTCCGTGTGAAGGGAGATACAGTAGACATCTATCTGGCTTATGCAGATAATCTGCTACGCATTATTTTTTGGGGAGATGAAATAGATAGTATTGAAGAAGTCGATCCGATAAGCGGTGTAACTATCGCTCGTTTCGACACATACAAAATATATCCGGCCAACCTCTTCATGACTTCCAAAGAGGCCACCCTGCGAGCTATCCATGAGATAGAAGATGATCTGCATAAGCAGGTGCAATGGTTTGAAAGTGAAGGACGTCCCTTTGAAGCAAAGCGCCTCCAGGAACGGGTGACATACGATATGGAAATGATACGCGAATTAGGTCATTGCTCTGGTATTGAAAACTATTCGCGCTACTTTGACGGCCGTAGTGCCGGTAGCCGTCCCTATTGTTTATTGGACTTCTTTCCGGAAGACTTTCTGATCGTTATAGATGAAAGCCATGTGAGTGTACCTCAAATACGTGCCATGTATGGTGGTGATCGTGCCCGTAAAATCAACCTTGTAGAATATGGTTTCCGCCTTCCGGCTGCCATGGACAATCGTCCGTTGAAATTTGAGGAGTTTGAGGAGATGGCAAAACAAGTAATCTATGTAAGCGCCACACCTGCCGATTATGAATTGATTCAGTCGGAAGGCGTTGTTGTGGAACAGGTTATTCGCCCTACAGGCTTGCTGGATCCGATTATCGAAGTACGTCCCAGCCACAATCAAATAGACGACCTCATGGAGGAAATCCAGATTCGCATCGAAAAGAATGAACGTACGCTGGTTACTACGCTTACTAAGCGCATGGCAGAAGAATTAACGGAATTCCTGCTGAATAACAATGTGAAGTGTAACTATATCCATAGCGATGTAGATACATTGGAACGCGTAAAGATTATGAGCGATTTGCGTGAAGGGTTATACGATGTCCTTATTGGTGTCAATCTGTTGCGTGAAGGATTAGACCTGCCGGAAGTCTCACTCGTGGCAATTCTCGATGCAGACAAGGAAGGTTTCCTACGCTCACACCGCTCACTGACGCAGACTGCCGGACGTGCCGCCCGAAATGTAAACGGTATGGTTATCATGTATGCCGACCGTATCACAGAAAGCATGCAATTGACGATTGACGAAACCAACCGTCGCCGTGAAAAGCAACTAAAATATAATGAGGAATATGGTATCACTCCCCAACAAATCAAAAAGGCAAAGAACCTCAATGTATTTGCACCCAATACTGCACTGGAAAATGGCTTTACCGAAAAAGGGACAACCACTCCCCGTCCCTATGTCGAGCAAGAAAGTTCCGCCAGCATTGCTGCTGACCCTATTGTGCAATACATGTCCCGTCCGCAACTGGAAAAGAGTATCGAACGTACCAGAAAACTCATGCAGGAGGCTGCCAAGAAGCTCGACTTCATCGAAGCAGCACAATATCGGGACGAATTGCTGAAAATGGAGGATCTGTTGAAAGAGAAAACATAA
- a CDS encoding UvrD-helicase domain-containing protein, producing MELLVYKASAGSGKTFTLAVEYIKHLILNPRAYRQILAVTFTNKATAEMKERILQQLYGIWVSDPASEPYLNRIREDLQRKNLSEDDIRLAAGTALQYMLHDYSRFRVETIDSFFQSVMRNLARELELSPNLNIELNNTEVLSDAVDSLIEKLTPSSPVLAWLLDYINERIADDKRWNVSNEIKRFGWNIFDEGYIEQGEGLRQQLKAPNTIKLYHNELKEMETEALEQMKSFYDQFIGELEAHALTPEDLKGGARGIGSYFRKLRDGRLSDKDTVNATLKNSLDDAKNWATKTSAQKNEIIRLAETSLLPLLQDAETFRPRNNKIVNSCRLSLQHLNKLQLLAHIDEEVRELNREHNRFLLSDTNALLHNLVRDGDSSFVFEKIGANIRNVMIDEFQDTSRMQWDNFKILLLEGLSQGADSLIVGDVKQSIYRWRNGDWGILNALGTKDASFPFPVRVETLKTNRRSETNVIRFNNNLFTAAVEYLNMLHLKELQEDCYPLQRAYADVAQESPRTEAKGYIKATFLEPDEEHDYTELTIISLGEEVQRLLEAGVKLNDITILVRKNKNIPPIADYFDKTMHLSVVSDEAFRLDASQAICMLIDALRYLSNPEDKVACASLMMNYESGIKKQGGDWDSLLTARPEDVLPEAFVTGMETLRLMPLYELLEELFSLFEMKRIEEQDAYLFSFFDAVTEYLQNNSSDLDAFIRYWNETLCNKTIPSGEMDGIRILSIHKSKGLEFHTVLIPFCDWKLENETNNQLIWCSPTEAPFSTLDIVPVNYSSTMAESVYRQNYLDERLQLWVDNLNLLYVAFTRAGKNLIFWCKKGQKGTMSELLANALPQVAAREGDENWDEEEPYESGELCPSKYTETDGHLPEARKVSANRLAQKPDKLPVHMESMRHDIEFRQSNRSADFIQGVNEEESDNRFINRGRLLHTLFSAIETEEDIDNAIDQLVFEGIIGKPETEESIRELTHHAFSLPQVQDWYSGNWHLFNECDIIWQERGELHTRRPDRVMMRGNEIVVIDFKFGKQNKKYNKQVQGYMQLLTRMGYLKENIKGYLWYVEEDLIEKV from the coding sequence ATGGAATTATTAGTATATAAAGCTTCAGCCGGTTCTGGAAAGACATTCACCCTCGCTGTAGAGTACATCAAGCACTTGATACTCAACCCCAGAGCTTACCGGCAAATACTTGCCGTAACCTTCACCAATAAAGCTACGGCAGAGATGAAAGAGCGCATCCTGCAACAACTCTACGGAATCTGGGTAAGCGATCCGGCATCCGAACCCTACCTGAATCGTATCCGAGAAGACTTACAACGAAAAAATCTGTCTGAAGACGATATCCGTCTAGCAGCCGGAACCGCTTTACAGTACATGTTGCACGATTACAGTCGGTTCCGGGTGGAAACCATCGACTCTTTTTTCCAATCCGTGATGCGTAATCTGGCACGCGAACTGGAACTGAGCCCGAACCTCAATATCGAACTGAATAATACCGAAGTTCTGAGTGATGCTGTGGATAGCCTGATAGAGAAACTTACTCCATCCTCTCCCGTACTGGCCTGGCTACTGGACTATATCAACGAACGTATTGCCGATGATAAACGCTGGAATGTATCCAATGAAATCAAACGATTTGGCTGGAATATCTTCGATGAAGGTTATATAGAGCAAGGTGAAGGACTCCGCCAACAACTGAAAGCCCCCAATACTATCAAGCTATACCACAACGAACTGAAGGAAATGGAAACGGAAGCCTTGGAACAAATGAAAAGTTTCTACGACCAATTCATTGGCGAACTGGAAGCACATGCCCTCACACCGGAAGATCTGAAAGGTGGGGCACGAGGTATAGGCAGCTATTTTCGCAAACTGCGGGATGGGCGTTTATCAGATAAAGATACAGTAAATGCCACACTGAAGAACAGTCTGGATGATGCCAAAAACTGGGCTACCAAAACATCTGCGCAGAAGAACGAAATTATTCGGCTGGCCGAAACAAGCTTACTCCCGTTATTGCAAGATGCTGAAACTTTCAGACCAAGAAACAACAAGATCGTAAATAGTTGCCGACTGTCTCTGCAACACTTGAATAAATTACAGTTACTTGCCCATATCGACGAAGAAGTGCGTGAACTGAACCGGGAACATAACCGCTTCCTATTATCAGATACGAATGCACTGCTCCATAATCTGGTACGGGATGGGGATTCCTCCTTCGTATTCGAAAAAATCGGTGCCAATATACGAAACGTAATGATCGATGAGTTTCAGGACACCAGCCGGATGCAATGGGATAACTTCAAAATTCTACTACTTGAAGGTCTTTCACAAGGAGCAGACAGTTTGATCGTAGGAGATGTGAAACAATCTATCTATCGCTGGCGAAACGGCGACTGGGGGATATTGAACGCGCTGGGTACCAAAGATGCTTCTTTCCCTTTCCCGGTACGTGTAGAAACACTAAAGACCAACCGTCGAAGTGAAACGAATGTCATCCGCTTCAATAATAACTTATTCACCGCAGCCGTGGAATATCTGAATATGCTCCACCTGAAAGAACTGCAAGAAGACTGCTACCCCCTGCAACGGGCTTATGCAGATGTTGCCCAGGAATCGCCACGAACGGAAGCCAAAGGATACATCAAAGCCACCTTTCTGGAACCGGACGAAGAGCATGACTATACAGAACTCACCATTATCTCGTTAGGAGAAGAAGTGCAGCGGTTGCTGGAAGCAGGCGTGAAGCTAAACGATATCACCATTCTGGTACGCAAAAATAAAAATATTCCTCCCATTGCTGACTATTTTGACAAGACCATGCACCTGTCTGTCGTCTCGGACGAGGCATTCCGACTGGATGCTTCACAGGCCATCTGTATGTTGATAGATGCCTTACGCTACTTATCCAATCCGGAAGACAAGGTGGCGTGCGCATCGCTCATGATGAACTATGAATCAGGCATCAAGAAACAGGGAGGCGACTGGGACAGTTTGCTGACTGCAAGACCAGAAGATGTACTGCCCGAAGCATTCGTCACAGGTATGGAAACTCTCCGGTTAATGCCACTTTACGAATTGTTGGAAGAATTATTCAGCCTGTTTGAAATGAAGCGGATTGAAGAGCAGGATGCTTATCTTTTTTCCTTCTTCGATGCTGTCACTGAATACCTTCAAAATAATTCTTCGGACCTGGACGCATTTATCCGCTACTGGAACGAGACATTATGTAATAAGACTATCCCCAGTGGAGAAATGGACGGCATCCGTATCCTTTCCATTCATAAATCAAAAGGACTGGAATTTCATACCGTTCTCATTCCTTTCTGTGACTGGAAGCTCGAGAATGAAACTAATAATCAGTTGATATGGTGTTCGCCTACTGAAGCACCATTCAGTACACTCGACATCGTTCCGGTAAATTATTCCTCCACCATGGCGGAATCTGTATACCGGCAAAATTATCTGGATGAACGTCTGCAACTCTGGGTGGATAACCTGAACCTACTTTATGTGGCTTTCACCCGTGCCGGAAAGAATCTGATTTTCTGGTGCAAGAAAGGGCAAAAAGGTACCATGTCGGAATTATTGGCAAATGCTCTGCCACAAGTAGCCGCCCGTGAAGGTGATGAAAACTGGGATGAAGAAGAACCTTATGAAAGTGGAGAACTCTGTCCATCAAAGTACACAGAAACGGATGGCCATCTACCCGAAGCCCGTAAAGTTTCCGCCAACCGCCTTGCACAAAAGCCTGACAAACTCCCGGTACACATGGAAAGCATGAGGCATGATATAGAATTCCGACAGTCGAACCGTTCTGCGGACTTTATCCAGGGAGTTAATGAAGAAGAATCCGACAATCGCTTCATAAACCGGGGGCGGCTTTTACATACCCTTTTCTCAGCCATTGAAACAGAGGAAGATATTGATAACGCTATTGACCAACTTGTCTTTGAAGGTATTATCGGCAAACCCGAAACGGAAGAGTCAATCCGGGAACTGACCCATCATGCATTCTCGCTTCCCCAAGTTCAAGACTGGTATTCGGGGAACTGGCACCTGTTCAATGAATGTGATATCATCTGGCAGGAAAGAGGTGAACTACATACCCGCCGGCCCGACCGTGTAATGATGCGCGGCAATGAAATTGTCGTTATAGATTTCAAATTCGGAAAACAAAACAAAAAGTATAATAAGCAAGTGCAAGGATATATGCAATTGCTCACTCGCATGGGGTATCTGAAAGAAAACATAAAAGGATACCTTTGGTATGTGGAAGAAGATTTAATAGAAAAAGTATAG
- a CDS encoding PD-(D/E)XK nuclease family protein — protein MQTFLQLVAQDLYPKIGNDLSRVAIVFPNKRASLFFNEYLAMQSDRPIWSPAYVSISELFRQLSPWKSGDPIRLVCELYKVFREETRSEETLDDFYFWGELLISDFDDVDKNLVDADRLFSNLQDLKNIMDDYDFLDSEQEEAIRQFFQNFSIERRTQLKEKFISLWDKLGDIYHHYRRNLEELGIAYEGMMYRYVMEELQPDKLKYEHYVFVGFNVLNKVETKFFERLREAGKALFYWDYDVFYTRLPRENTPPYTHEAGEFILRNLKIFPNELPEAVFDTLRKPKNVRFISAPTENAQARYLPEWIRSVTKRDLPETPVKEKENAVVLCNEALLLPVLHSIPHEVKNVNITMGFPLAQTPVYSFVSALIELQTTGYRRDTGRYQYEAVQSVLKHPYTRQLSTSAESLEKQLTRDNRFFPLPSELKQDVFLEQMFTPKTGISALCQYLTDMLREVAVLYRQEQETDDIFNQLYRESLFKSYTLINRLLNLIDNGELNIQIDTLRRLLCRLLATSNIPFHGEPAIGMQVMGVLETRNLDFRNLIMLSLNEGQLPKAGGDSSFIPYNLRKAFGMTTIEHKNAVYAYYFYRLIQRAENVTLLYNTASEGLNRGEMSRFMLQFLVESPHTISREYLEAGQSPQSGREIRVEKTPEIITRMHERYDVNRHPRSLFSPSALNTYLDCRLKFYYRYVAGLKAPDEVSAEIDSALFGTIFHRAAELVYKDLTANGKEIRKEDLDQVLRNDIKLQNYVDIAFKEEFFHVALTEKPEYNGTQLINAKVITSYLRQLLRNDLQYAPFFMEGMEKKVTEIIEIETSQGKLALNIGGTIDRIDSKDDTLRIVDYKTGGSPKTPENIKQLFTPADGRPNYIFQTFLYASIMCRKQSLKVAPSLLYIHRAASETYSPVIEMGEARQPKIPVNNFAFYEDEFRERLQTLLQEIYNPEEAFTQTEDTKKCEFCDFRELCRR, from the coding sequence ATGCAAACATTTCTCCAATTAGTAGCCCAAGACCTTTACCCAAAGATAGGAAACGATCTTTCAAGAGTAGCCATCGTTTTCCCCAATAAACGTGCCAGCCTGTTCTTTAACGAATATCTGGCAATGCAAAGCGACCGACCTATATGGTCGCCTGCCTATGTCAGTATCAGCGAACTGTTCCGGCAACTCTCCCCGTGGAAATCCGGAGACCCTATCCGGTTGGTATGCGAACTCTATAAAGTCTTCCGTGAAGAAACCCGCAGCGAAGAAACACTCGATGATTTCTACTTCTGGGGAGAATTACTTATCAGTGATTTTGACGATGTGGACAAAAATCTTGTAGATGCTGACCGGTTATTCTCTAACCTGCAGGATTTGAAAAATATAATGGACGATTACGACTTCCTTGACTCCGAGCAGGAAGAAGCTATTCGTCAGTTTTTCCAAAATTTCTCTATCGAGCGCCGGACACAGCTTAAGGAGAAATTCATTTCTCTATGGGATAAATTAGGCGACATCTATCACCATTATCGCCGTAATCTTGAAGAACTTGGCATTGCTTACGAAGGTATGATGTACCGCTATGTAATGGAGGAATTACAGCCGGATAAACTAAAGTATGAGCATTACGTTTTTGTTGGTTTCAACGTATTAAACAAAGTGGAAACCAAGTTCTTCGAACGCTTGCGCGAGGCCGGAAAAGCATTGTTTTATTGGGATTATGATGTCTTCTACACCCGCCTGCCCCGTGAAAATACACCTCCCTACACACACGAGGCGGGAGAATTCATTCTTCGTAATCTGAAAATATTCCCCAACGAATTGCCGGAAGCAGTTTTTGATACATTGCGAAAGCCTAAAAATGTACGTTTCATCTCTGCTCCGACTGAGAATGCACAAGCACGTTATCTACCGGAATGGATACGTTCCGTAACGAAAAGAGACCTACCGGAGACTCCTGTGAAAGAGAAAGAAAATGCAGTAGTTCTTTGTAATGAGGCACTTCTGCTACCTGTACTTCATTCCATCCCACATGAAGTAAAGAATGTAAATATAACTATGGGATTTCCTTTGGCACAAACACCCGTATACAGTTTCGTCAGTGCACTTATCGAATTGCAGACTACAGGTTATCGCAGAGATACAGGACGCTATCAATACGAAGCTGTACAGTCTGTACTGAAGCATCCCTATACACGTCAGCTCTCCACTTCTGCAGAAAGTTTAGAGAAACAATTAACAAGGGACAATCGATTCTTCCCTTTACCTTCCGAGCTAAAGCAAGATGTTTTTTTAGAACAAATGTTCACGCCTAAAACGGGTATTTCAGCCCTTTGTCAATACCTCACGGATATGTTACGCGAAGTTGCTGTCCTCTACCGGCAAGAACAAGAAACAGATGATATCTTCAACCAACTTTACCGGGAGTCTCTATTTAAAAGTTATACCCTCATCAATCGCCTGCTGAACCTGATTGACAATGGAGAGTTGAACATACAAATTGACACATTGAGACGTCTGCTCTGCCGATTACTTGCCACTTCAAACATTCCTTTCCATGGCGAGCCTGCTATTGGTATGCAGGTGATGGGAGTATTGGAAACACGTAATCTCGACTTTCGTAATCTTATTATGCTTTCGCTCAACGAAGGGCAGTTACCCAAAGCAGGTGGTGATTCTTCCTTTATTCCATACAATCTAAGGAAAGCTTTCGGCATGACTACTATCGAACATAAGAATGCCGTATATGCGTATTACTTCTACCGCCTGATACAACGTGCCGAAAATGTCACCTTATTATATAATACTGCTTCGGAAGGATTGAATCGCGGAGAAATGTCTCGTTTCATGTTGCAGTTCCTTGTCGAATCTCCGCACACTATCTCACGAGAATACCTTGAAGCCGGACAATCTCCTCAAAGTGGTAGAGAAATTCGCGTTGAGAAGACACCGGAAATCATAACAAGAATGCACGAAAGGTATGATGTGAACCGTCATCCGCGATCCTTATTTTCACCTTCAGCACTTAATACTTACCTGGATTGCAGATTAAAATTTTATTACCGTTATGTAGCCGGTTTAAAGGCTCCCGATGAAGTAAGCGCTGAAATAGACTCTGCTCTGTTTGGTACAATCTTCCACCGTGCAGCCGAATTAGTCTATAAAGATTTGACTGCAAACGGAAAAGAAATACGGAAAGAAGATTTGGATCAAGTGTTGCGCAATGACATAAAATTACAGAATTATGTAGATATCGCTTTCAAAGAGGAATTCTTCCATGTAGCCCTCACCGAAAAGCCGGAATATAACGGTACGCAGCTTATCAATGCAAAAGTAATCACATCTTATCTCCGCCAACTACTGCGCAACGATCTGCAATATGCACCTTTCTTTATGGAAGGTATGGAAAAGAAGGTAACGGAAATTATAGAAATCGAAACTTCGCAAGGAAAGTTAGCATTGAACATCGGTGGTACCATTGACCGTATAGATAGCAAAGATGACACTTTACGTATAGTAGACTATAAAACAGGAGGTAGTCCAAAGACACCCGAAAACATCAAGCAGCTATTCACACCTGCCGACGGACGTCCGAATTACATTTTTCAGACTTTCTTGTATGCTTCTATTATGTGCCGCAAGCAGTCATTGAAGGTAGCCCCTTCCCTACTTTATATTCATCGCGCAGCGTCAGAGACATATTCCCCTGTTATTGAAATGGGAGAAGCACGCCAGCCCAAGATACCAGTCA